In Archangium violaceum, the following are encoded in one genomic region:
- a CDS encoding MarR family winged helix-turn-helix transcriptional regulator gives MTGVKQERGVDAIREQLLASVGEQLGTLLSAARALTAASAARFHPDLQPAAFHVVRWLSAFGPAHAGAIAEGVAMDKSAVSRLIRDLKAVGILQAAPDPNDRRATILSLTPLGEKQMKKVFEQKGQVFLQRTQHWSNEELATFAELLRRFNTPPP, from the coding sequence GTGACGGGTGTGAAGCAGGAACGTGGTGTCGATGCCATTCGCGAACAACTCCTCGCCTCCGTGGGAGAGCAACTCGGTACGCTACTCTCCGCCGCCAGGGCATTGACGGCTGCCTCGGCCGCGAGGTTCCACCCTGACCTGCAGCCCGCTGCGTTTCACGTCGTGCGATGGCTCAGTGCGTTCGGTCCGGCCCACGCTGGAGCGATCGCCGAGGGCGTTGCCATGGACAAGAGCGCCGTGAGCCGACTGATACGCGACCTCAAGGCGGTGGGCATTCTTCAAGCGGCACCGGATCCGAATGATCGCCGCGCGACGATCCTGTCCCTGACACCACTGGGCGAGAAGCAGATGAAGAAGGTCTTCGAGCAGAAGGGGCAGGTGTTCCTCCAGAGGACCCAGCACTGGAGCAACGAAGAGCTCGCGACCTTCGCTGAGCTCTTGCGGCGCTTCAACACGCCGCCCCCGTGA
- a CDS encoding MBL fold metallo-hydrolase, with amino-acid sequence MKVTSVPPRTLFVLALTSLLLALPARSEPAARHADPLVRVDRLEKISEHVFIIPDGGVSFVPNVGFILGDKALLVVDTGMGSRNGAAVARVAARLAGKRRIYLVTTHAHPEHDLGAEAFPANITMIRSAGEEQDIAEYGLSLAEMFSGMSKVNAELLQGARFRKADMTFANTLDLDLGSLRVRLLAFGANHTRGDTGVWIEADRVLFSGDVAMQSPPAFASPSSTFAHWRQTLEQVEALAPSIIVPSHGPVGGLDFVAGARTFLTAIQERTAAARKAGRTVDQAVAEISAELSGRYPDPLRLEWAVKAAYAEFP; translated from the coding sequence ATGAAAGTAACCAGCGTCCCTCCCAGAACCCTCTTCGTCCTCGCCCTCACGTCCCTGCTGCTGGCGCTGCCCGCACGGTCGGAGCCGGCTGCGCGGCATGCGGATCCACTCGTGCGGGTCGATCGGCTCGAGAAGATCAGCGAGCACGTGTTCATCATTCCGGACGGCGGCGTCAGCTTCGTTCCCAATGTCGGCTTCATCCTCGGAGACAAGGCGCTCCTCGTCGTGGACACGGGAATGGGCTCACGCAATGGGGCCGCGGTGGCCCGGGTGGCGGCACGGCTCGCCGGCAAGCGCCGGATCTACCTGGTGACCACCCACGCCCACCCCGAGCACGACCTCGGCGCCGAGGCGTTTCCGGCGAACATCACGATGATTCGCTCGGCGGGGGAGGAGCAGGACATCGCGGAGTACGGCCTGTCGTTGGCGGAGATGTTCTCGGGCATGTCCAAGGTCAATGCCGAGCTGCTCCAGGGCGCCCGGTTCCGCAAGGCGGACATGACCTTCGCGAATACCCTCGACCTGGACCTGGGCTCGCTGCGCGTGCGCCTGCTGGCCTTTGGTGCCAACCACACGCGGGGCGATACCGGGGTCTGGATCGAGGCCGACCGGGTGCTCTTCTCCGGCGACGTGGCGATGCAGTCCCCGCCCGCGTTCGCCAGCCCCTCGTCCACCTTCGCCCATTGGAGGCAGACGCTCGAACAGGTGGAGGCCCTCGCGCCTTCCATCATCGTCCCCAGTCACGGGCCCGTGGGCGGCCTGGACTTCGTGGCGGGCGCTCGGACCTTCCTCACGGCCATCCAGGAGCGCACCGCCGCCGCCAGGAAGGCGGGACGCACCGTGGACCAGGCCGTCGCGGAGATCTCGGCCGAGCTGTCGGGCCGCTACCCCGACCCGCTTCGTCTGGAGTGGGCGGTCAAGGCCGCCTACGCGGAGTTCCCCTGA
- a CDS encoding methyltransferase: MDFRARLEALSELLGPWSELWSRSILQNWPESGAAYPDSWMSYAESLDETGERRLDQGELPGDPPASLRALLRALHPLTGLPWHQGVHGLTTAEAQGLNAKKLHEIERVLALLAPRTRAIRQAVDIGGGMGHLARLCVRTFDWTFHSIDRDAALQEKGRDWLRRDRSLPRDKLGFLHASVEDGPQSELDPFFRGRDRASIGLHTCGPLALTQIRKSQDAGFLLNVGCCYDKLDAARDYPVSRFGEAHRLPFTRYALALATRERHHKSEAEFALMKRVYAHRFAFELLARREFPEHGFVRAGDAPRALYARSFAVYARNRLERLGLETGMTDAGLEAFEVSVRPETRRLLLCHLLRDRFSRALEVVLLLDRAILLEEMGFQVELLQVFDPRLSPRNIALIARA, encoded by the coding sequence ATGGATTTTCGAGCTCGACTGGAGGCGCTCTCCGAGTTGCTCGGGCCCTGGTCCGAGCTCTGGTCTCGCTCCATCCTCCAGAACTGGCCGGAGTCTGGCGCCGCCTATCCCGACTCCTGGATGTCCTATGCGGAATCCCTCGATGAAACGGGCGAACGGAGGCTGGACCAGGGGGAACTTCCCGGAGACCCACCGGCGTCGCTGCGCGCGCTCCTGCGCGCGCTTCATCCGCTGACCGGGCTGCCCTGGCACCAGGGTGTCCATGGGCTGACCACGGCGGAGGCCCAGGGGCTCAACGCCAAGAAGCTCCACGAGATCGAGCGGGTCCTCGCCCTGCTCGCGCCGAGGACGCGGGCCATCCGCCAGGCGGTCGACATCGGTGGAGGAATGGGACATCTCGCTCGGCTCTGTGTGAGGACCTTCGACTGGACCTTCCACAGCATCGATCGCGATGCCGCGCTGCAGGAGAAGGGCCGGGACTGGCTGCGAAGAGACCGGAGCCTGCCGCGGGACAAGCTGGGCTTCCTCCACGCCTCCGTCGAGGATGGGCCGCAGAGCGAGCTCGACCCGTTCTTCCGCGGCCGGGACCGGGCCTCGATCGGCCTGCACACCTGCGGGCCGCTCGCCCTCACGCAGATTCGCAAGAGCCAGGACGCGGGCTTCCTCCTGAACGTGGGCTGCTGCTACGACAAGCTGGACGCCGCACGGGACTACCCGGTCTCCCGCTTCGGGGAAGCCCACCGCCTCCCCTTCACACGGTACGCCCTGGCGCTGGCGACGCGGGAACGGCACCACAAGAGCGAGGCCGAGTTCGCGCTGATGAAGCGGGTGTATGCGCACCGCTTCGCGTTCGAGCTCCTAGCGAGGAGGGAGTTTCCCGAGCACGGTTTCGTGCGGGCGGGAGATGCGCCCAGGGCGCTCTATGCCAGGAGCTTCGCCGTCTATGCGAGGAACCGGCTGGAGCGCCTGGGGCTCGAGACCGGCATGACGGACGCCGGGCTGGAGGCCTTCGAGGTGTCCGTCCGCCCCGAGACGCGGCGCCTCCTCCTCTGTCATCTGCTGCGGGACCGGTTCTCGAGGGCGCTGGAGGTCGTGCTCCTGCTCGACCGCGCGATCCTCCTGGAGGAGATGGGCTTCCAGGTCGAGCTCCTGCAGGTCTTCGACCCGCGCCTGTCCCCCCGCAACATCGCCCTCATCGCACGGGCATAG
- a CDS encoding winged helix-turn-helix transcriptional regulator, translating to MKSLGNGKMTGRFDAECLATREILNRVGDKWSVLVIVILGDGTKRFSELKRTIQGISQRMLTLTLRGLERDGLVKRTVLPTNPPRVDYDLTPFGRTLLAPVAELALWAQRHRPEVMRARGAFDRAKKETGRQET from the coding sequence TTGAAGTCGCTAGGGAACGGCAAGATGACCGGGAGATTCGACGCGGAGTGCCTGGCGACGCGCGAGATCCTCAACCGCGTCGGCGACAAGTGGAGCGTCCTCGTGATCGTCATCCTCGGAGACGGTACGAAGCGCTTCAGCGAGCTGAAGCGCACCATCCAGGGCATCTCACAGCGCATGCTGACCCTCACGCTGCGGGGCCTGGAGCGCGACGGCCTGGTGAAGCGCACCGTCCTTCCGACGAATCCGCCGCGCGTCGACTACGACCTCACGCCCTTCGGACGAACCCTGCTCGCGCCCGTGGCCGAGCTCGCCCTGTGGGCCCAACGCCATCGTCCCGAGGTGATGCGCGCCCGCGGCGCGTTCGATCGCGCGAAGAAGGAGACCGGGCGCCAGGAGACGTGA
- a CDS encoding SDR family NAD(P)-dependent oxidoreductase, whose protein sequence is MSDAPVYIITGATHGIGRAAAIELARRGAHLGLVVRSEAKAAQTRADIQREAPGVAVDVFLADLSVLDDVRRVARQLDEHYARIDVLVNNAGLHAFTQRVTVDGLPEMVAVNYVAPWLLTDLLRDKLIASAPSRVVNVASDAHRQVRTLEPERHLRSTEDFSMAESFELYARTKLMDILFTQELARRLAGTGVTANSCCPGLNASGLGRESKVFNGLAGLFSRLGILSPARGARILVRLASDPEFKEVSGGFFSTTRRFRSLPPAPICRDAELQRRLWRATAELVGRS, encoded by the coding sequence ATGTCGGACGCTCCCGTGTACATCATCACCGGTGCCACCCATGGCATCGGCCGTGCTGCCGCCATCGAGCTGGCTCGCCGCGGCGCGCACCTGGGCCTCGTCGTCCGCAGTGAGGCCAAGGCAGCCCAGACCCGGGCAGACATCCAACGCGAGGCACCCGGTGTCGCGGTGGATGTCTTCCTCGCTGATCTCTCCGTGCTCGACGACGTTCGCCGCGTGGCCAGACAGCTCGACGAGCACTACGCCCGCATCGACGTGTTGGTGAACAATGCCGGTCTGCACGCCTTCACCCAGCGGGTGACAGTGGACGGGCTCCCGGAAATGGTCGCCGTGAATTATGTTGCTCCCTGGCTGCTGACCGACCTGCTGCGCGACAAGCTGATCGCCTCGGCTCCGTCCCGCGTCGTCAATGTCGCATCCGACGCCCATCGGCAGGTCCGTACACTCGAGCCGGAGCGACACCTGCGTTCCACCGAGGACTTCAGCATGGCGGAGTCGTTCGAGCTCTATGCTCGCACGAAGCTGATGGACATCCTGTTTACCCAGGAGCTGGCCCGCCGGCTCGCCGGCACCGGGGTCACGGCCAACAGTTGCTGCCCCGGGCTCAACGCCAGCGGGCTCGGGCGGGAATCGAAGGTATTCAACGGGTTGGCGGGTCTTTTCTCCCGGTTGGGGATCCTGAGCCCCGCGCGGGGCGCCCGCATCCTCGTCCGTCTGGCGAGCGACCCGGAATTCAAGGAGGTGTCGGGTGGATTCTTCTCCACCACACGCCGCTTCCGCTCCCTGCCTCCGGCGCCCATTTGCCGCGATGCCGAACTGCAACGACGTCTGTGGCGGGCCACCGCCGAACTGGTTGGAAGGAGCTGA
- a CDS encoding patatin-like phospholipase family protein, translated as MSELLLAHAKSLAALNHSDLSGLGPSLLLQLLRSSQTRPCQPGERLCEVGEKLSGFWVVLDGLLELRSRSGTRIATLGRSSVFGVEESLEEATAPLSLYGGSPDGAQVLFVRCEDAHHLFAQAIPRCAALGERLQVALAEHPEQFDVLRLTGPRGLNLPALTELLARTIAADFGDRVLLVRKGNRRGLTPRGNTRPGLLQVWMVDERLPFDPSAFDYIFADEDSAQLLARHPAAHPLTIQLTRELPSRSERDNGQDTLVTMLMPMSQRPLHAGLEGAYSPEELLLHQRGCWLHLPNEVLQGSDTDPDELEGQAREELSRWARAVTHRRVGLGLSGGGAWGFYHYVILEELTRRKVPIDVITGSSIGSVMGAYYSVRGAAGLRLFRERCTQGQVSLLVLLNILTTLPIEYLLEKDLGPVQLDQLPVRLHPVATDITSGKAMAFTRGPVSLAVRASSSAPGMWGPTLLPPRHFVDGGTADNLPALWLPYFGADLTFSCNCYPAQIRRYRQLIPGPIGRFIKGINPMGRWQDLLSSGSQMLHANGGLGARMSTSAYQISPHESSPLRATEFLRPDEFIQQAQRDEALLAKVEEFAAHWEALRSTHGQVRGADSRPSVS; from the coding sequence GTGAGCGAGTTGCTGCTGGCCCATGCGAAGTCACTGGCCGCACTGAATCACTCCGATCTATCAGGTCTTGGCCCCTCGTTGCTGTTGCAACTGTTGCGCTCGAGCCAGACCCGGCCATGCCAGCCAGGAGAACGGCTCTGCGAGGTGGGAGAGAAGCTCTCCGGTTTCTGGGTGGTGCTGGATGGGCTGCTGGAGCTGCGGTCTCGCTCCGGAACCAGGATCGCCACCCTGGGAAGAAGCTCCGTCTTCGGAGTGGAGGAGAGCCTGGAAGAGGCCACGGCGCCTCTGTCCCTATATGGCGGATCGCCAGACGGGGCGCAGGTGCTCTTCGTCAGGTGTGAGGACGCCCATCACCTGTTCGCGCAAGCCATCCCCCGATGTGCCGCCCTGGGGGAGCGTCTCCAGGTCGCCCTCGCCGAGCATCCCGAGCAGTTCGATGTGCTCCGGCTGACCGGCCCGAGGGGGTTGAACCTCCCGGCGCTGACGGAGCTCCTGGCAAGAACCATCGCCGCCGATTTCGGGGACAGGGTCCTGCTGGTGAGAAAGGGCAACCGCCGGGGTCTCACGCCCAGGGGGAACACGCGCCCAGGTCTGCTCCAGGTCTGGATGGTGGATGAGCGCCTGCCCTTCGATCCCAGCGCCTTCGACTACATCTTCGCCGACGAGGACTCCGCCCAGCTCCTCGCGCGCCATCCAGCGGCCCACCCACTCACCATCCAACTCACCCGCGAGCTGCCGTCACGGTCCGAGCGGGACAACGGGCAGGACACCCTCGTCACCATGCTCATGCCGATGTCCCAGAGACCCTTGCATGCCGGGCTGGAGGGAGCGTACAGCCCAGAAGAGCTGCTGCTGCATCAGCGCGGCTGCTGGCTGCATCTTCCGAACGAGGTCCTCCAAGGGAGCGACACCGATCCGGATGAGCTCGAGGGCCAGGCGCGGGAGGAGCTCTCCCGGTGGGCCCGGGCGGTCACCCACCGCCGCGTGGGCCTCGGCCTGAGTGGAGGAGGAGCCTGGGGTTTCTACCACTATGTCATCCTCGAAGAGCTGACGCGCAGGAAGGTCCCCATCGACGTCATCACCGGCAGCAGCATCGGCTCGGTGATGGGGGCGTACTACAGCGTGCGCGGAGCAGCCGGGCTGCGGCTCTTCCGGGAGCGGTGCACGCAAGGGCAGGTCAGCCTGCTCGTGCTCCTCAACATCCTCACCACCCTGCCCATCGAGTACCTCCTCGAGAAGGATCTGGGCCCGGTCCAGTTGGATCAACTGCCGGTGCGCCTGCACCCGGTGGCCACGGACATCACCTCCGGCAAGGCCATGGCCTTCACCCGGGGGCCGGTGTCCCTGGCGGTCCGCGCCAGCAGCTCCGCACCCGGCATGTGGGGACCCACCCTCCTGCCGCCACGGCACTTCGTGGACGGAGGCACCGCGGACAATCTACCTGCCCTGTGGCTCCCCTACTTCGGAGCGGATCTGACCTTCTCCTGTAATTGCTACCCGGCGCAGATCCGCCGCTACCGTCAGCTCATCCCCGGCCCCATCGGACGATTCATCAAGGGGATCAATCCCATGGGCCGATGGCAGGATCTGCTCTCCAGCGGGAGCCAGATGCTCCATGCGAACGGTGGGCTCGGGGCCAGGATGAGCACCAGTGCCTACCAGATCTCGCCGCACGAATCCTCCCCGCTCCGGGCCACCGAGTTCCTCAGACCGGATGAGTTCATCCAGCAGGCCCAGAGGGATGAAGCACTGCTCGCGAAGGTCGAGGAGTTCGCGGCGCACTGGGAGGCACTTCGCAGTACCCACGGTCAGGTCCGCGGGGCTGACTCCCGGCCCTCGGTTTCTTGA
- a CDS encoding RNA polymerase sigma factor, with translation MDPSARQALEQRIRECCQRGDTEQAVKIALEGHGPEFLRLLGSILHDRELARDAYGAFSERLLLDLPDFRWECSFRTWAYQVARHIGYRMAASSAGREEPVSHGAFQKEVQPERSQTSPWLQTTVKARFRALREQLTPHEQTILMLRLDRRMSWLDVARTLATPDEQLSPVDLNRRAAVLRQQFQRIKDRLRELAREAELFSSQTPAPF, from the coding sequence ATGGACCCGAGCGCACGTCAGGCCTTGGAGCAGCGGATCCGTGAGTGCTGCCAGCGCGGAGACACCGAGCAGGCCGTCAAGATTGCCCTGGAAGGCCATGGGCCGGAGTTCCTGCGGTTGCTCGGCTCGATCCTGCACGACCGGGAGCTGGCGAGGGATGCTTACGGTGCCTTCAGTGAGCGCCTGCTGCTCGACCTCCCAGACTTCCGCTGGGAGTGCTCCTTCAGGACCTGGGCCTACCAGGTGGCGAGGCACATCGGCTATCGCATGGCCGCCTCGTCGGCTGGCCGGGAGGAGCCGGTGAGCCATGGCGCCTTCCAAAAGGAGGTGCAACCCGAGCGGAGTCAGACGAGCCCCTGGCTCCAGACCACGGTCAAGGCCCGTTTCCGGGCGCTCCGTGAGCAGCTCACCCCGCATGAGCAGACCATCCTGATGCTCCGGTTGGATCGCCGGATGTCCTGGCTCGACGTGGCGCGGACCCTGGCCACTCCGGACGAGCAGCTATCGCCTGTGGATCTCAACCGCAGGGCCGCCGTCCTACGCCAGCAGTTCCAGCGCATCAAGGACCGCCTCCGCGAGCTTGCCCGGGAGGCGGAACTGTTCTCCTCCCAGACACCTGCACCCTTCTAG
- a CDS encoding magnesium transporter CorA family protein, which produces MDIRFLSPTAIEQHPVDALAALLGRDDGLVWVDIPTWDAEAERVLAEVFKFHPLAVRDCRERNPVPKVHVYADHVFVVLHAPELGARGHVHYVELDQFIGRNYLVTVHGPLNPAVSLDAAMVEVRAVRGRIEAGRLRPTSAYRLSHAIVSALTARLREHTVALTRDVWKLEQRVTAGQLGDPEQFLEEMFRTRHGLLAARTMCALSREVYGRMAALAVFQEAGQSYVEDIVDQFDRLRAMADAQKDYLQGTIEFYQARTNTKMTIAAERLAVIAAVTLPITALSSILGMNVIVSESTHFGFLLMALLVMLAMSATLLVWARRKGWW; this is translated from the coding sequence TTGGATATCAGGTTTCTGTCTCCCACAGCCATCGAGCAGCACCCGGTCGACGCGCTTGCCGCTCTGCTCGGCCGCGACGACGGGTTGGTCTGGGTGGACATCCCTACCTGGGATGCCGAGGCGGAGCGAGTCCTGGCGGAGGTGTTCAAGTTCCATCCGTTGGCCGTCCGTGACTGCAGGGAGCGCAACCCGGTTCCCAAGGTGCACGTGTATGCCGACCACGTGTTCGTCGTCCTGCATGCTCCAGAGTTGGGAGCGAGGGGACATGTGCACTACGTCGAGCTCGACCAGTTCATCGGCCGCAACTACCTCGTCACCGTCCACGGTCCGCTGAACCCGGCGGTCAGCCTCGACGCCGCCATGGTCGAAGTCCGGGCCGTGCGGGGGCGCATCGAAGCGGGCCGGCTGCGCCCGACATCCGCGTACCGGCTGTCGCACGCCATCGTCTCCGCGCTGACGGCCCGGCTGCGTGAGCACACGGTGGCGCTCACCCGGGATGTCTGGAAGCTGGAGCAGCGGGTCACTGCGGGGCAGCTCGGAGATCCCGAGCAGTTCCTCGAAGAGATGTTCAGGACCCGCCACGGCCTGCTGGCCGCCCGAACGATGTGCGCGCTCAGCCGGGAAGTGTATGGCCGGATGGCAGCCCTCGCTGTCTTCCAGGAGGCGGGCCAGTCGTATGTCGAGGACATCGTCGATCAGTTCGATCGCCTGCGCGCCATGGCCGACGCACAGAAGGATTACCTGCAGGGAACCATCGAGTTCTACCAGGCACGCACCAATACCAAGATGACCATCGCCGCCGAACGGCTGGCCGTCATCGCCGCGGTCACCCTGCCAATCACGGCCCTGTCGTCGATCCTCGGGATGAACGTCATCGTCAGCGAGAGCACCCACTTCGGGTTCCTGCTGATGGCGCTGTTGGTCATGCTGGCGATGTCCGCCACCCTGCTCGTCTGGGCCAGGCGCAAAGGATGGTGGTAG
- a CDS encoding response regulator: MKSILLVDDDLDLIEIYTELLEQLGFSITSAPDGQEALELAPRLQPDLIITDVSMPRMNGLELCRRLRSDEQLRDIPLIIHSSEVDLLVPHGEVFLPKPCELSALITRIDQLLANSQDDPVLASVA; this comes from the coding sequence ATGAAGAGCATCCTTTTGGTCGACGATGACCTGGACCTGATCGAGATCTACACCGAGCTCCTGGAGCAGCTGGGCTTCTCCATCACCAGCGCACCGGATGGACAAGAGGCACTGGAACTCGCTCCGCGGCTTCAGCCGGATCTCATCATCACGGACGTGTCGATGCCTCGAATGAACGGGCTCGAGCTCTGCCGGAGGCTGCGCTCGGACGAGCAGCTCCGAGACATCCCCCTCATCATCCACAGCAGTGAGGTGGATCTCCTGGTTCCGCACGGCGAGGTGTTCCTGCCCAAGCCCTGTGAGCTTTCGGCCCTGATCACCCGGATCGATCAGTTGCTCGCGAACTCCCAGGATGACCCGGTGCTGGCCTCGGTAGCGTGA